A region from the Spirochaetota bacterium genome encodes:
- a CDS encoding magnesium transporter CorA family protein, which yields MLIKYQIDNNTLSKNDNGNILYYYKISEDEKEYINKNYLIDLHTLSSALDPEEVPRFEINKENLTLIWKIPSALKLGDYPSFSILSLGFFLTKDNLIIISSDYCQLIDEKSKLDISSLIGAIFAIQNNTIKHFIEHLKVIKLISRDIQEKINESMENEYLLQMFNLSEILIFYLDAINGNKILLNKLLVYLKANNADPYIIDYLNDIIIENEQASKQAEIYSQIFAGLMDARGTIVNNNMNVMIKNLTVINIIFLPLNLIASIGGMSEFSMMTQKIPWPISYGIFTVSMLVIGWLTYLWISKIEKKSRKYKKK from the coding sequence GATGAAAAAGAATATATAAACAAAAATTATTTAATTGATTTACATACTCTGTCATCAGCTTTAGATCCAGAAGAAGTTCCTAGATTTGAAATAAATAAAGAGAATTTAACTTTAATATGGAAGATTCCAAGTGCATTGAAATTAGGAGATTATCCTTCATTTAGTATTTTATCTCTTGGATTTTTTTTAACTAAAGATAATTTAATAATTATTTCTTCTGATTATTGTCAGTTAATTGATGAAAAAAGTAAATTAGATATAAGTTCACTGATAGGTGCAATTTTTGCTATACAAAACAATACTATTAAACATTTTATTGAGCATTTAAAAGTAATTAAATTAATATCAAGGGACATTCAAGAAAAAATAAATGAATCTATGGAAAATGAGTATTTATTACAAATGTTTAATTTGAGTGAGATTTTAATATTTTATTTAGATGCAATAAATGGCAATAAAATTTTATTAAATAAATTGTTAGTTTATTTAAAAGCTAATAATGCTGATCCATATATTATTGATTATTTAAATGATATAATTATTGAGAATGAACAAGCAAGTAAGCAAGCGGAGATATATTCCCAAATTTTTGCAGGACTAATGGATGCAAGGGGAACTATAGTCAATAATAACATGAATGTTATGATTAAAAATCTTACTGTTATTAATATAATATTTTTACCATTAAATCTAATTGCAAGTATAGGGGGTATGTCTGAATTTTCAATGATGACTCAGAAAATTCCATGGCCTATTTCTTATGGTATTTTTACTGTTTCGATGTTAGTTATAGGATGGTTAACTTATTTATGGATTAGTAAAATTGAGAAAAAGAGTAGAAAATATAAGAAAAAATGA